One segment of Aquimarina sp. BL5 DNA contains the following:
- a CDS encoding ATP-binding protein, translated as MKMIVPAFPVNEDFRIEALKSLNILDTKSEDKFDEITALAAYLCDTEIALISLVDNDREWFKSSYGFSTTEIPRKHSFCAHAILEPDTPLIVNDARTDERFHDNPLTLNGTVIFYASIALIDKNGFALGTLCVIDRQPKELSDKQLEALKSLAHQVVILFELNKKNDDLKKVEDKLRKRNESLKEFARVISHDLKMPLANVITTSDLLKLKLANNLDKETSEYFEYIKQSSFSMSDYINDVLDHYESDSLAQNKPELFKLNHLLREIAELLSIKPDCTINFPESNPALNCNKSALKQIFFNLIGNSIKYNDKEHIIIDIEHTEDNIFYFFKITDNGMGIPDNQIDSIFELFTTANGTDRSGNKGNGIGLSTVKKLVETLGGCIKVKSDLGVQTSFNFSIKKQTKI; from the coding sequence ATGAAGATGATCGTACCAGCATTCCCTGTAAATGAAGATTTTAGAATTGAAGCTTTAAAATCGTTGAATATTCTTGATACCAAATCTGAAGATAAGTTTGATGAGATTACAGCGCTGGCTGCATATTTGTGTGATACAGAAATTGCTTTAATATCGTTAGTAGATAATGATAGAGAATGGTTTAAGTCTTCATACGGCTTTTCGACTACTGAAATCCCAAGAAAACATTCTTTCTGTGCACATGCAATTCTGGAACCGGATACTCCATTAATAGTTAATGATGCCAGAACAGATGAACGTTTTCACGATAACCCGCTTACTTTAAACGGTACGGTAATCTTTTATGCCAGCATCGCGCTTATTGATAAAAATGGGTTTGCACTAGGAACTTTATGTGTGATTGATCGGCAACCCAAAGAACTCAGTGACAAACAACTAGAAGCTTTAAAATCACTTGCTCATCAAGTTGTTATTTTATTTGAACTCAATAAAAAAAATGATGATTTAAAAAAGGTAGAAGATAAACTGAGAAAACGAAATGAATCTTTAAAAGAATTTGCCAGAGTAATTTCTCATGATTTAAAAATGCCATTAGCAAATGTTATTACCACTTCGGATTTATTAAAATTGAAATTAGCAAATAATCTAGATAAGGAAACTTCAGAATATTTTGAATATATAAAACAGTCCTCATTTTCGATGAGTGATTATATTAATGATGTCTTAGATCATTATGAAAGTGATAGCTTAGCTCAAAATAAACCAGAACTATTTAAACTTAACCACCTTCTTAGAGAAATTGCAGAGCTACTAAGCATAAAACCAGATTGCACAATCAATTTCCCGGAATCAAACCCTGCTTTGAATTGTAATAAATCTGCATTAAAACAGATTTTTTTTAATCTGATAGGTAATAGTATCAAGTATAATGATAAAGAACATATTATAATAGATATAGAACATACAGAGGACAATATCTTTTATTTTTTTAAGATCACTGACAACGGAATGGGTATCCCAGATAATCAGATAGATTCTATTTTCGAACTATTTACTACGGCTAACGGAACTGACCGAAGTGGTAATAAAGGGAATGGAATAGGACTTTCTACCGTAAAAAAATTAGTAGAGACACTTGGAGGGTGTATCAAGGTGAAATCTGACCTTGGAGTACAAACATCATTTAATTTTTCTATTAAAAAACAAACAAAAATCTAA
- a CDS encoding NAD(P)/FAD-dependent oxidoreductase, whose product MQHEFSIQVTPEIAADSDRLKSQVSRKNGISLKEIRHIQILKRSIDARQKAIKVNLKIKVYVQEDFVEESIQLPEYPDVSKASEIVIIGAGPAGLFAALRCVELGYKPIVLERGKDVRNRRRDLKAINRDHIVNEDSNYCFGEGGAGTYSDGKLYTRSKKRGDVNRILQLLVAFGATDQILVEAHPHIGTNKLPAIIAAIREKIKEHGGEIHFETRVTDFSIKNSKIAGVTLQNGDTIDTNKVILATGHSARDVFELLYKKQIEIEAKPFALGVRVEHSQQLIDQIQYKCDVRGPYLPPSPYSIVKQVKGRGMYSFCMCPGGVIAPCATSPGEVVTNGWSPSKRDQPTSNSGIVVELRLEDFKEFSEYGPLAGIYFQKKIEQQAWLLAGETQRVPAQRLVDLTQGKTSLDLPETSYKPGLTSVDMNEVFPKFIHNTLREGFKAFDKSMRGYLTNEAVVHAPESRTSSPVRIPRDRYTLEHTQIKGLYPCGEGAGYAGGIISAAIDGEKCTEACVATIA is encoded by the coding sequence TTGCAACACGAATTTAGCATACAAGTAACACCAGAAATAGCGGCAGATTCTGATCGGTTGAAATCCCAAGTGTCTAGAAAGAATGGTATCTCTTTAAAAGAAATAAGACACATCCAAATTTTAAAACGATCTATTGATGCTCGTCAAAAAGCTATTAAAGTAAATCTGAAAATAAAGGTATATGTACAGGAAGATTTTGTAGAAGAATCAATTCAGTTACCAGAATATCCAGATGTATCAAAAGCAAGCGAGATTGTCATTATTGGAGCAGGTCCAGCAGGATTATTTGCTGCTTTACGCTGTGTAGAATTAGGTTATAAGCCGATAGTATTAGAAAGAGGCAAGGATGTTCGTAACAGAAGGAGAGATCTTAAAGCAATAAATAGAGATCATATTGTAAATGAAGATTCTAATTATTGTTTTGGAGAAGGAGGAGCAGGTACCTACAGTGATGGTAAGTTATATACACGTTCTAAGAAAAGGGGAGATGTAAACCGTATTCTTCAATTGTTAGTTGCTTTTGGAGCAACGGATCAGATTTTAGTAGAAGCACACCCTCATATAGGAACGAATAAATTACCCGCGATTATAGCGGCTATTAGAGAAAAAATAAAAGAACATGGCGGAGAAATACATTTTGAAACACGTGTAACTGATTTTAGTATCAAGAATTCTAAAATTGCTGGTGTAACATTACAAAATGGTGATACGATCGATACCAATAAAGTAATTCTGGCTACAGGACATTCGGCCAGAGATGTTTTTGAGTTATTATATAAAAAACAGATTGAAATAGAAGCAAAACCATTTGCATTAGGCGTTAGAGTAGAACATTCTCAACAATTAATCGATCAAATACAGTATAAATGTGATGTTCGAGGGCCATATCTTCCTCCATCTCCTTATAGTATAGTAAAACAGGTAAAGGGGAGAGGAATGTATTCTTTCTGTATGTGTCCGGGCGGAGTGATTGCTCCTTGTGCTACGAGTCCTGGAGAAGTAGTTACTAATGGCTGGTCACCGTCAAAAAGAGATCAACCTACATCTAATAGCGGAATTGTAGTGGAATTACGTTTAGAAGATTTTAAAGAGTTTTCTGAATATGGACCTTTGGCTGGAATTTATTTTCAGAAAAAAATAGAACAGCAAGCTTGGCTTCTAGCCGGAGAAACTCAACGGGTTCCTGCACAACGCTTAGTAGATCTAACACAGGGAAAGACATCTTTGGATTTACCCGAGACCTCATACAAACCTGGTTTGACATCTGTAGATATGAATGAAGTTTTCCCAAAGTTTATTCATAATACACTTAGGGAGGGTTTTAAGGCTTTTGATAAAAGTATGCGCGGGTATCTAACAAATGAAGCCGTTGTTCACGCTCCAGAATCCAGAACTTCATCTCCTGTAAGAATACCAAGAGATCGATACACGTTAGAACATACACAAATAAAAGGACTCTATCCTTGTGGAGAAGGTGCCGGTTATGCGGGAGGAATCATTTCTGCAGCAATAGACGGAGAAAAGTGTACTGAAGCTTGCGTAGCTACTATAGCTTAG
- a CDS encoding NYN domain-containing protein: protein MIKDTKLAVLIDGDNIPAKYLKEMMEEITKYGTPTIKRIYGDWTKPYLAKWKNVLLENAINPIQQYSYTTGKNATDSAMIIDAMDILYSEKVNGFCLVSSDSDFTKLAMRLREAGVVVYGLGEKKTPDPFIVACDKFIYLEILNKDTEKKDGKEKSEKSNLDKITPKVMRLLRNSVSDAADEDGWAFMGDVGSLILKKQPNFDSRNFGFEKLTPLFKSLTQFEIEQRDQSNRKFKLVYVRNK from the coding sequence ATGATTAAAGATACAAAATTAGCTGTCTTAATTGATGGCGATAATATACCAGCAAAATATTTAAAAGAGATGATGGAAGAGATTACCAAGTACGGTACACCAACCATTAAACGGATTTATGGAGACTGGACCAAACCATATTTGGCGAAATGGAAGAATGTTCTACTCGAAAATGCTATAAATCCTATTCAACAATATAGCTATACAACCGGTAAAAATGCAACGGATTCTGCAATGATTATAGATGCCATGGATATTTTATATTCAGAAAAAGTTAATGGATTTTGTTTAGTTTCTTCTGATAGTGATTTCACTAAATTAGCTATGAGATTAAGAGAAGCGGGTGTTGTCGTATATGGACTTGGAGAAAAGAAAACACCAGATCCCTTTATTGTAGCTTGTGATAAGTTTATTTATCTAGAAATTCTGAATAAGGATACGGAGAAAAAGGATGGTAAAGAAAAGTCAGAAAAATCTAACTTAGATAAAATTACTCCTAAAGTAATGAGGTTACTAAGAAATTCTGTTTCTGATGCTGCTGATGAAGATGGATGGGCTTTTATGGGAGATGTAGGTTCTCTTATTCTTAAAAAACAACCTAATTTTGATTCTAGAAATTTTGGGTTCGAAAAGTTAACACCTTTATTTAAGTCACTAACACAATTTGAGATAGAGCAAAGAGATCAAAGTAATCGAAAGTTTAAATTGGTTTATGTTCGTAATAAATAG
- a CDS encoding YqjF family protein translates to MTIREILKNTLHRPWDIPNEPWKYYQEWNNAIFLHWKVDYDELKNFVPKELEIDLFEGNAWVSLVAFSMEKIRPKHLPYFPPISNFEEINIRTYIKSGKKTGVYFLSIEGGKKISCKIARKISELPYRYSKMKRKSGFYTSSNNSFRDVFKIQFNLGKEQKTKSNLDIWLTERYALFQDTQDAINEYEIHHPEWPLQEIEIKSLSVQYARFMNLLKGTPNQIGYSKGLQVIAWGMNKKSKADYN, encoded by the coding sequence ATGACCATACGAGAAATACTAAAAAACACTCTACATCGACCTTGGGACATACCTAATGAACCTTGGAAATACTACCAAGAGTGGAATAACGCAATTTTCCTTCATTGGAAAGTAGATTATGATGAACTTAAGAATTTTGTTCCTAAAGAATTGGAAATAGATTTGTTTGAGGGAAATGCCTGGGTTTCATTAGTAGCATTTTCTATGGAAAAAATTAGACCGAAACATCTTCCATACTTTCCTCCTATTTCTAATTTTGAAGAAATCAATATTCGAACATACATCAAATCAGGAAAAAAGACAGGAGTTTATTTCTTAAGTATTGAAGGAGGAAAAAAGATTTCTTGTAAAATCGCCAGAAAAATTTCTGAATTACCTTATCGATATTCTAAAATGAAAAGAAAATCAGGTTTCTACACTTCATCTAATAATAGTTTTAGAGACGTATTTAAAATTCAATTTAATTTAGGAAAAGAACAAAAAACTAAATCCAATTTAGATATTTGGTTAACAGAACGCTATGCCCTTTTTCAGGATACCCAAGATGCTATTAATGAATACGAAATCCATCATCCAGAATGGCCGTTACAAGAAATAGAAATTAAAAGTTTAAGCGTTCAGTATGCTCGTTTTATGAACTTACTAAAAGGAACTCCTAATCAAATTGGATATTCTAAAGGATTGCAAGTAATTGCTTGGGGAATGAATAAAAAAAGTAAAGCTGATTATAATTAA
- a CDS encoding VOC family protein has protein sequence MEIKFLKIFSKNIEAQKEFYKNILEFSYELESNGFKIKTQENTLSFEKSEKEYYYHFAFLIPTGSIYKAIDFLENKNIFLLPYKGEKIIQFDSGRAIYFYDKDKNIVEFIERPLVNYPKSNSFSIDQVIKLNEIGLPHINPIKMANTLINKFGINPINRNSFRENFCWVGDHNGVIIVTEEGRNWLPTDRPGIINDFTICYQENGIEYNISFENNEVK, from the coding sequence GTGGAGATTAAATTTTTAAAAATATTTTCAAAAAACATAGAAGCTCAGAAAGAGTTTTACAAAAACATTCTAGAGTTTTCCTATGAATTGGAATCTAACGGTTTTAAAATCAAAACTCAAGAAAACACTTTGTCCTTTGAAAAGTCCGAAAAGGAGTATTATTATCATTTTGCATTTTTAATACCAACAGGTTCAATCTATAAAGCAATTGACTTTTTAGAGAATAAAAACATTTTTCTTTTACCATATAAAGGAGAGAAAATAATCCAATTCGATAGTGGAAGAGCCATTTATTTTTATGATAAGGATAAAAATATAGTTGAATTTATTGAACGGCCCTTAGTAAACTATCCTAAAAGCAATAGTTTTTCTATTGATCAGGTAATAAAGCTTAATGAAATAGGATTGCCTCATATAAATCCTATAAAAATGGCAAATACTTTAATTAATAAATTCGGAATTAATCCTATAAACAGAAATAGTTTTAGAGAAAACTTTTGTTGGGTTGGCGATCATAACGGAGTGATTATTGTAACGGAAGAAGGAAGAAATTGGCTCCCAACGGATAGACCTGGAATTATAAATGATTTCACCATCTGTTATCAAGAAAATGGAATAGAATACAACATCTCTTTTGAAAACAACGAAGTAAAATAA
- a CDS encoding porin family protein has translation MKKLFFLAIALIGFTTVSNAQSIKFGVKGGVNFANVDSRFDTDARTGFHLGAVATIGLPGKFAIQPEVLYSAQGTDDLKVDYINVPILVKYKFLKFLSFEAGPQFGVVVNDDYQVGEPESFDVSVAAGVGVSFAKFFAQARYNHGVTDIDDAIGSQNRTFQLSVGYYIF, from the coding sequence ATGAAAAAACTATTTTTTTTAGCCATTGCGCTTATCGGTTTTACCACAGTTTCAAATGCACAAAGTATTAAATTTGGTGTTAAAGGAGGTGTGAATTTTGCTAATGTAGATTCTCGATTTGACACTGATGCCAGAACTGGTTTTCATCTAGGAGCGGTAGCAACTATAGGCTTACCTGGTAAATTTGCTATTCAACCAGAAGTTTTATATTCTGCCCAAGGAACTGATGATTTAAAAGTAGATTACATCAACGTTCCAATTTTAGTGAAATACAAATTTCTAAAGTTTCTTAGTTTCGAAGCAGGACCACAATTTGGTGTTGTTGTCAATGATGATTATCAGGTGGGAGAACCAGAAAGCTTTGATGTAAGTGTTGCTGCTGGAGTTGGTGTTTCCTTTGCAAAATTCTTCGCTCAAGCTAGATACAATCATGGAGTAACAGACATTGATGATGCTATTGGTAGTCAAAATAGAACTTTTCAGCTTTCTGTAGGATACTATATTTTCTAA
- a CDS encoding DEAD/DEAH box helicase — MSFNSLGLSDALLKAIDKKGYTVPSPIQEKAIPPILERKDVLASAQTGTGKTAGFTLPILQLLSQGQHYRKRPIRALILTPTRELAAQILDNVKAYSEFVDLRSMVVFGGVNANPQIRSLRNGVDILVATPGRLLDLHSQRALSLAKTEILVLDEADRMLDMGFQRDINKILALLPKKRQNLLFSATFSKEIKKLANGILHHPVSVEAAPENTTAEKVDQKMYKVDKAKKNEVVIKLISEGNWKQVLIFTRTKHGANRLSEKLVKNGITSAAIHGNKSQGARTKALAGFKQNKIRVLVATDIAARGLDIPLLPHVINYELPNISEDYVHRIGRTGRAGASGEAISLVSQEEVAYVKGIEKLLGLTLPKETIEGFEPSFIFDYNAAPPKKNQQGRPKRNNRNNNRRRKRS; from the coding sequence ATGTCATTTAATTCATTAGGATTATCCGATGCTTTATTAAAAGCAATCGATAAAAAAGGATATACTGTTCCTTCTCCAATTCAGGAAAAAGCAATACCACCAATTTTAGAAAGAAAAGATGTATTAGCATCGGCTCAAACGGGAACTGGTAAAACAGCTGGTTTTACATTACCGATACTTCAGTTATTATCGCAAGGTCAACATTACAGAAAAAGACCTATTAGAGCATTAATATTAACTCCAACCAGAGAACTAGCTGCCCAAATATTAGATAATGTAAAAGCATATAGTGAATTTGTAGATTTGAGGTCTATGGTAGTTTTTGGAGGTGTAAATGCTAATCCACAGATCAGATCTCTAAGAAATGGAGTTGATATATTAGTTGCTACTCCTGGCCGCTTACTAGATTTGCATAGTCAGAGAGCACTTTCTCTGGCAAAAACTGAGATTCTAGTATTGGATGAAGCGGATAGAATGCTGGATATGGGATTTCAGAGAGATATCAATAAAATACTCGCACTATTGCCTAAGAAAAGACAGAACTTATTATTTTCTGCTACATTCTCTAAGGAAATCAAAAAGTTGGCTAACGGGATTTTACATCACCCTGTATCTGTAGAAGCAGCTCCAGAGAATACAACTGCAGAGAAGGTAGATCAAAAGATGTATAAGGTTGATAAGGCTAAGAAAAACGAAGTCGTTATTAAATTAATTTCTGAAGGAAATTGGAAGCAAGTTTTGATCTTTACTAGAACTAAACACGGAGCAAATCGTTTAAGCGAAAAGTTAGTAAAAAACGGAATCACATCTGCCGCAATACACGGAAATAAAAGTCAAGGAGCAAGAACAAAAGCATTGGCAGGTTTTAAACAAAATAAAATTAGAGTATTAGTAGCAACTGATATTGCTGCTAGAGGATTGGATATCCCTTTATTACCACATGTAATCAATTATGAATTACCAAATATTTCTGAAGATTATGTGCATAGAATCGGTCGTACCGGTAGAGCAGGAGCAAGTGGAGAAGCAATCTCTTTAGTTTCTCAGGAAGAAGTAGCATACGTAAAAGGAATAGAGAAATTACTAGGATTAACGCTACCTAAAGAAACCATAGAAGGTTTTGAACCAAGTTTTATTTTTGATTATAACGCTGCACCACCAAAGAAAAATCAGCAAGGAAGACCTAAACGTAATAATAGAAATAATAATAGAAGACGTAAAAGATCGTAA